The genome window ACATGCCAAGTGATGGATTAATTAATAGATTCTCGTTTTCAGTTATTCCCTCGTCTCTAGCTCCGATCACCGCTGCTttgatgtagaaagcaagtgatcggccgttaAACTGGttcgaagggtcagttgccgtcctctggtGAAACGATTCAAGGAAAAGAGTATTTCGGCCGTAGAGAGGTTCAGGAACTGTTCCTGTCTGCGGTAGCCCCGACTCAGGATCCCTCTCTTTGTTAGACATCCCGGGTTGGGTCCTGCGGGCTCCCAGCAGGATGCTTAGGAGAAATGGGGAACCCGTGTTGGGTGCGTCGATTCTCCTCCTCTTCAATCAAACTTGCTgagaggcaacgagctgacccttttgactTCGCTATACGGTTCGCGTCcctcgttccttgcactattgcatggtgcatcgtgtcgtatcgcgtcgcgttacccacaatttagcttcatccctcttttaaacaaaacaattatTTGGCATAATTCTATCTCTTTCTCTTCCATTTCTCTCTCTCCTATATTAGTTTCTAGgtctgtaaaagggagatcgatagaACTTAGATTGGATAGATTCCATCTatttcccttcgggtctccactcgcagcaacctcctcgtggtgagacctggtaatcggtgttacccacaaTGAAGAACTTCTTCATCatgggtaacaccgagctaatggctgcgaatttaaaacaatataaatttgatttttaataaatttgtttgacgctgtatggaaatgttgtctcatacttttttgtaggtatccatgagctctactcccagaagaaatttcaatgagatacgttcactattgtagaagttatgatggtttgaaaattgaacagaaatgttcgtttgaaatttcatgcgtatgtttaaaacattatacagggtgttcggccacccctgggaaaaattttaatgggagattctagaggtcaaaataagacgaaaatcaagaatactaatttgttgatggagatttcgttaaaaagttattaacgtttaaatttccgctcgtactgaatttttttctagaaagtgggtaggatttcgggggtaggtctattcaccgaaaattattgtaattgacccccgcaattgaaaataatttttttagaacgatttgaaaattttttttttttcgtcaaaaaatttaggcacctaacccttgtcgatttttcttaaaaattcctttttcatttttagtaattttgtttgacaccctacagaaaagttgtctaatacttttttgtaggtacccatgagctctacctcagaaaaaagtttcattaaaatatattcactattataggaattatggctgtttgaaaattggaccatttttatgaggttttcctcatttttcggggtcaaggatcaacttttcgaatatttttggaatttatacatattctctagcaaaatacgcgtcgtttgcttttttaaacattaaaatccgtcaatccgttcagaagttatgacgttttaaagatacacatgaaatttcggggaacgattctggtctgaaattaaattttcggtaaggaatttttttctcgaaaatgcgtaggattttggaggtatgtgtaatgaccaaaaatgattgtaattgaccctcacaactagaaataatttttaaacaatagACACTCTGGAGATCTATcgctaataattaattaattagagcAAGGAGCGTAGTAAAATTGGCCCTTGAATATTGCTAGGGATGTCTACTTTGTTCTCTAATAGTCAAAATATGTATGTCATTGTTGAAAAattgataattcatcgattaaagTCGACTTcagatatttgttaataactatttaatatataaaaatttactttCCTCTGCTTTTCTCTCATTAATTCCTTAATTTCTTTAATtctaaagtaaaaaaaaatattcgaatctaattaagttactcaaccatttttctatacattatttcatctaattaattagttataaacaatttctggaagcgatacttatttatttcaatattgCGCCAAAAGTGACAAAGTATCGCCATCTATCGGAATGTTAGAGGAAGTATCTAGAGAACTGTCCCCTCACCCCCCAAGGTTTGGTGCACAcgaatagtatcgccatctaagaacaggtaTCGAACTAAACAAgttacagctacccccactcctgcTACTCCTGATATGCAATATGTACCTTgattattcgttaataactccttttctgggaataaaatatgaacttttagaatcgaagCATATAGTATAGACCCTCGGCAACATTTAAGGATACTATTAtaattttcacaccttctggaattttttctagaaagtgggtaggatttcgggatcgattacaataatttttggtgaacaaaaattattgtaatcgatccctgaatgttgccaagggtctatactatattcttcgattctaaaagttcatattttatttcCAGAAAAGGAGTTATTATTGAATAATCAAGGTACATATTGCATATCAGGAGTAgcaggagtgggggtagctataacttgtttagttcgatacctgttcttagatggcgatactattcgTGTGCACCAAACCTTGGGGGGTGAGGGGACAGTTCTCTAAATACTTCCTCTAACATTCCGATAGATGGCGATACTTTGTCAGTTTTAGCGCAATATTGGAATAAATAAGTATAACTTCCAGAAATTgtttataactaattaattagatgaAATAATGTATAGAAAAATGGTTGAGTAACCTAAttagattcgaatttttttttttacttaccccttgttgatttttcttaaaaattcgtttccgatTTTTAATACCTTTGTTTGactccctatagaaaagttgtctgatacttttttgtaggtactcgtgAGCTCTaccttagaaaaaagtttcattgaaatatattcactattgtaggaattatggctgtttgaaaattggacaatttttatggggttttcctcattttacggggtcaaagaacaactttttcattattgttagaatttctacatattctacaccaaaatatgcgttgtttgcattttgaaacattaaaatcctccaatccgttcagaagttataatgttttaaacatacgaatGAAATTTCAAGCGAACAATTCGTAAATAAATCAATCGCATTATTAATGCAAGTATGAAATTTATTAGTCACCAATCATAACAGCGCTATACCCACACGTGAAACTTAAGAGTATAGTTAAAAATTACGTTCGGCCGTTTCACGTGCATTCGAACGTGAAACAGTATCGAGTTTACAAAGGACATACCATACTAAACATAACATTAAGATATAGCTTTTGTTGCGGAAGTACTATTCAATTAACACAAAATGTtgttttaatatataaatttataatgatTTAATACATttctattatttaatttaatataataacattAATGAACTAgttaaaataaaaagtaataaTACAATTTTACGTTTACAATTATTCGTGTATAAATCACTGTGTGAGTGAATATATTTGGATGTTTTCTTTTATATTATGGGCCATCTCTCATTTATCCGCGGAATGATTGGTTATTTCATAAAGTTCATTGGCCTTTGATaggtattatgttataaatgtacgtTAGTTTTACTttacattctttttttttatttttttttttattttattttgaagtGCACACGAATGCATTTATGATTCCCATTGAGCTTCGAATGAATTTCATTTGATAATCTATCTGATCCTTGAAATAACGTGGCAACAGTCACAGACACGTAACAAGCTAGGATTCCAACAGAAGGCAACTGATTGCTTTAAGATTTATTGGCTAAGAAGTGTTCTTATTTCTTTGTGCATATGGCAAAGGAAGTCAACGTAACTAGGACTTCCGTCATGTCCTCTATCTTCAACCAAAAAGCGACGCAATACCATTTCAAGTTTTTCTCGCTGTCTTACTATTGTTAACTGTAAAGATTCAatagaatataattataattaaacttttattttaacTTATATCTTAACATTCACTTACCCTCATGCAACGATGTCTCTCCATCCGTACGCGATTAATAATCTCTGTTATCCGTTTGTTCAGTTGAGTATCTAATACTGGCAGTGCTTTACAATCTGTGTCAACTTGAACTACCGATGGAACTCCGAACACTGCTTGTACCCATTGTGGAGAAAGTGCCAGGCCTAACCACAGGAACATATGGATACTGTTTTCTAAAAGATcagaaaatacaaaattaatatacaGGAAAGCTTTGAGAAATAGAGAAGCTGCGAATGATACGTTTACCAAGTAAATATGCGCCGTCATCGGCGAATTTGTCAATAGAACAGCGCAACATTTGGGGTAACTCTGTATCTTGTGGGTCGATATCGTGTAAAGAAAGTAATCTCGGATAAATATACACAACTGATATTGAGATAGGCATTGTTGCAACTGCTTGCATAACAAAAGATCTGCTATCAATAGTCATATCAGCACCTAAAAAATTAAGTTATAGTATTATGTTTACTGTATCAATGACGTCACTTTACAGTAATAACACTGTCATAAACGTAAGATATCAGATACTAAGTAAATAGAATATAAAAAAGTAACTATACCTCCAGATAATGCGTCGCTCTTTAATAATGAGTTGATGTAAAGTGGAAGTAGCTTCATGCACTCTGGTAATATTAATTGACCAGCGTTAGATGGAGAAGCACAATGTTTGCGATATGCAGCCAGCATATTTGCGCATCTTGCGACTAAATTATCCTTTACAGTTTTTGGAGTTGATTCGATCAGTTTGAAAACACCTAAATCATTATCAGTTCAAATTTATGATTCTCAGTAAATGTCAGTCCCTTAATAAATACTAATGGCTTAAATCTTACTTAGTTTAGAGAAGTAATTTATAATAGCATCTAGGTCACACACTCGGTATAATTCAGCTATCTGAGACGAAGTTTTTAAACTAAGATTAATGATGCGCAATCTTCTGATTCCGCTGCAAGAAGTATATAACAAAGCTGCTTGAATATATACACCTTCATCATCTGTCAGTTTATCATCGTGCTTCACTTCTACAGCAATAGCctgaaatatttaatgaaaaaatttgttgtgtatcgaaaaaataatataatgtacaaaattcatattataaataatactaCCTTGTTGCAATCTATACTAGCTAATTCCATATCTGTTGTATTTGACATGAAGAAATGTCCGAAGAAATCAGTTGCTCGAACACCAGTAGATGTACGTACACGCATAATAGCATCAAATGCAATCGGTCtactaatgttattaataacgtcTGAAATTAAACGATCGCCATCTACGTCAgcctaaaaaatgaaaaattagaaaTGATATTTATTTCCTACTTATGTGTTGCAATATGTAACATCAATATTTATCACCTGGAAATAAGTATATTTATAAACTTCTCCACCGGTTAGTCTAGCAATTTGGCCTATTGTTGCAATGTCCACGTACGAATTGTTGAAAATAAACAGGTCTACAGAACATCCAGCACCTACGCATTCTTGTCCTAAGTTATTGTAAACGTTATTTTGCGGGGCTAAAATAGGAAGTTAATATTGTATTATAGATAATTAAAAATACCTACTTATACATGACACTACATGAATAATTTACCTAACACGGTTTTTTCTTTCTCCGTTCCAAGTACAACTCTATCatcacgattttttaatttaccagGGGCTTCAGCAATTGGTAAAGAGGAGTGGAAAACCATTAATTTTCCAGCACAGTCTGAAgtctaattattaaagtttgaaATGATTATTGGGTTCGTTTTAAACATTCCTGTTTGCTTTacattattaaaaaatgtttaaacataTAAAATATACCGTCAGTGCTTCTAATCCAGCTCGTATTGCAGGCGCAAGAATTGTTTCTGTTTCGCGAGTATCTGCAAACATGGCTGGAATTTGTGTCATTAAGCTGTCAATAACTGATTCGCTTTCTTCAATATCGCATAAAAATCCATCAAGAAGTGGCATAAATACATCTTGTATATCTCCCACAACCATCATTTGTGGTTGAGCAAGGCAGGAGTTAATGTTGTAAAAGTGTACCGTATTATTGTATGTTATAAATCCTACTTTCATGTTCGTTTTCAATTGACCAGCGTCAACGGGTAGGTTCCGCAAAATTGATTTCATTTCCGCACAAAGTAGactgactaacccagacttaactgtgTTGTATGATACATCGATTACGAACACAATAGCTGGTGGTTTCGGATAAGTATTGTTCTAGAAATGAAATTTCGAAATGAAAATACGACTAATTAACTATTAGATTAAAAACTATTCAAGTTTTTAAATCTGTTTCTTACTCTACAATAATCTTTTGTAGCAATATATTCGTATGTTCCTAGCATTAATTCTGGTCTTTCATAACGATCCATACGTTGGCTGGTATGATCTAAATGTTGAAAGTACTCTGCTGGTactaaattaagaaaaaaaagcaATAATTATTATGCTATATAACAAAACTTTTGATTGCAATATTGGCTGTTATAGACTATAACAGAGAGAAAATATTGCCATAAGTAAAAATTTGATCTCACTAAAAAATCATGCGTGTTTATGAAAACTAAGAGTGACTAATTAATGCTGTTGCCAATCGTGCTTGAGAcaagaaactgcataagaattacCCAGTGGTTATTGTAAAATTGGAAAATAGTTTCTATTTGTTGTATTATACTTAAGAATATggtagaaaaaaattaattttttacctTCTGTCGTTGCTTTACAAAACATACACTGGAACTTTCTACCCGCATCAATAAATTGCATAAATGGACTCATATATGCTTTACACCGTACACAACGAACTGGACCAATCTCTCCCATATCTACAATAGGTGGTTCGTATTCGCCTTCCGCTACACGGGCCATTGGACTTACTATTAGACCAAACGGAACATGCGTCTGGgaatacaaattattatacAGATTACGTGaaatgaaattaataatttGATGTACTCAATGTTCAATTTACTTGTTTTATAATATCTGCTGTGGTAGGAACAGTGTACATAGTAGATCTGATATATCTGGGAGATGCATTTCCTTGATCTTGGGTTACGAATGTGGTAGTTACCAATGGTGGAACCAATCCCCTTTGATTTGTTATAAATACACCACCTCTGACACATTGGTCTTCTTGCATTACTTGGATCTTCATAAGtaattgtatttaaaattagTTTGAACTATCAATACATAGCAAGATCATACTAATCTTTAGTCGGATTTCTTACTGGGCTTGGCATCAGTTCAGGATCCAAATGTCTAGCTTGCTGTGGTTGAATACCAGGTTGATATCCAGCTGGTGCTCCAAGTTGTCCACCTTGATATGTACCTCTTTGAGTATTGTACATATCctgcaataaataaaaatatgtaatgCAACAGGAGATTCCTCGcataactttaataattttcaattgcTTTAAAACTACATTAAAAGTATTTCTACAAACATACATTATTATAGCCTTGATATCCTGCTTGTTGGTAGTTAGGCATTGTACCGGGTGGATTACGATTAACCCCTAATGGATTTCCCATACTTTGTCTCTGCATCGGAGGTCCAGTCGTGTACTGTTTCTGGGCCGATTGTGCTACATTCATGGCTGAATTTATCATTTGTCCTACAGGTTGACCAGGTAATGGAGGGTGTACTTGTGGACCAGATACATTTTGTTGTCCTACTAACGGCGGTCTATTAAAACTCTGTTGATTTGTTGTTGGAGGTACATTAACATTTTGTTGACCAGGCATTGGAGGTGGAGGTATATTTTGTTGCCCCATTAATGGAGGACCAGATAGATTTGATTGACAATGCAAATTAGATGCAGCCATATTTGTTGATTCTGGATAGGAATGTCCAGGTTTCTGCTGTCCTTGTAATGGAGGATATTGTTGTCCCTGTAAAGGTGGTCTTGGAAGTGGAGGACCAGATATATTTGACTGTCCTTGTAAGGGTGGACCTGATAAATTTTGCTTAGACATTTGGGGCCCAGATATATGTGGTTGTCCTGGCATTAATGAACTAGAAAGACTTTGTTGTCCAGATAAAGGCGAATTTGACACATTCTGTTGTCCTTGTAATGGTAAATTAGAAAGATTCTGCTGTCCTTGTAATGGTAAATTAGAGAGATTCTGCTGTCCTTGTAATGGTAAAGTAGACAAATTATGTTGTCCTGGCAATGGTGAAACGGTAGATTTTTGTCCTGTTGGTGGTGGTCTGGTAAATTTTGGCTGTGTAGATGTATCAGTAACATTTCCCAAACCAGACTG of Colletes latitarsis isolate SP2378_abdomen chromosome 3, iyColLati1, whole genome shotgun sequence contains these proteins:
- the Sec24cd gene encoding COPII coat complex component secretory 24CD → MNPQYIQQQQQAQQPGYYPGPPTSSPYEELNSNLPSNVVKRPPMNSQAYTSQKPMQGPPLTNLHQPTAPYYMNHIQPQVNTQYELSTNSPHIVSPLTSQNSIVNQMTNMSLGDQQRPSSGQNYPPPPLPGKSSPTVSTLSNVNGFNSALDATPSGPSGQTDPGGQSGPSISGQDIQQQTTTSTNISTAHSGLPFSGHSTGTTSGQYYPGQTLSPEHGFNAGLSSQSQSGLGNVTDTSTQPKFTRPPPTGQKSTVSPLPGQHNLSTLPLQGQQNLSNLPLQGQQNLSNLPLQGQQNVSNSPLSGQQSLSSSLMPGQPHISGPQMSKQNLSGPPLQGQSNISGPPLPRPPLQGQQYPPLQGQQKPGHSYPESTNMAASNLHCQSNLSGPPLMGQQNIPPPPMPGQQNVNVPPTTNQQSFNRPPLVGQQNVSGPQVHPPLPGQPVGQMINSAMNVAQSAQKQYTTGPPMQRQSMGNPLGVNRNPPGTMPNYQQAGYQGYNNDMYNTQRGTYQGGQLGAPAGYQPGIQPQQARHLDPELMPSPIQVMQEDQCVRGGVFITNQRGLVPPLVTTTFVTQDQGNASPRYIRSTMYTVPTTADIIKQTHVPFGLIVSPMARVAEGEYEPPIVDMGEIGPVRCVRCKAYMSPFMQFIDAGRKFQCMFCKATTEVPAEYFQHLDHTSQRMDRYERPELMLGTYEYIATKDYCRNNTYPKPPAIVFVIDVSYNTVKSGLVSLLCAEMKSILRNLPVDAGQLKTNMKVGFITYNNTVHFYNINSCLAQPQMMVVGDIQDVFMPLLDGFLCDIEESESVIDSLMTQIPAMFADTRETETILAPAIRAGLEALTTSDCAGKLMVFHSSLPIAEAPGKLKNRDDRVVLGTEKEKTVLAPQNNVYNNLGQECVGAGCSVDLFIFNNSYVDIATIGQIARLTGGEVYKYTYFQADVDGDRLISDVINNISRPIAFDAIMRVRTSTGVRATDFFGHFFMSNTTDMELASIDCNKAIAVEVKHDDKLTDDEGVYIQAALLYTSCSGIRRLRIINLSLKTSSQIAELYRVCDLDAIINYFSKLSVFKLIESTPKTVKDNLVARCANMLAAYRKHCASPSNAGQLILPECMKLLPLYINSLLKSDALSGGADMTIDSRSFVMQAVATMPISISVVYIYPRLLSLHDIDPQDTELPQMLRCSIDKFADDGAYLLENSIHMFLWLGLALSPQWVQAVFGVPSVVQVDTDCKALPVLDTQLNKRITEIINRVRMERHRCMRLTIVRQREKLEMVLRRFLVEDRGHDGSPSYVDFLCHMHKEIRTLLSQ